From the Caballeronia sp. NK8 genome, one window contains:
- a CDS encoding DMT family transporter yields MNRYALLLIGAMLLVGSNVGIGKSIVAFVPVPLFALLRFVIALAVLWPLLRWSKMKRVARGEWVNLFLQAFFGTFGFTLLMLGGVARTSAVAAGVITSTIPAVVALFAWIFLKEKPGGRAFASIGLAIAGVLVINVAQAGDTGMSSFGGNLMVLGAVCCESLYVILSRRLTQTLPAIDICAYTHAIGLLLMLPVVGSDAASLARFDWTSVGWDTWALVLWYGLSASIFSFWLWMKGIRHVDGSVAGVFCAVLPIAAALYGIAFLDERPTLAHGVALACVVTGIAIASFGARPAGRVSRETSV; encoded by the coding sequence TTGAATCGCTACGCTCTCTTACTCATTGGCGCGATGCTGCTCGTCGGAAGCAATGTCGGCATCGGCAAGTCGATCGTCGCCTTCGTTCCCGTTCCGCTCTTTGCCCTGTTGCGCTTCGTGATCGCGCTCGCGGTGCTCTGGCCGCTCTTGCGCTGGTCGAAGATGAAGCGCGTCGCGCGCGGCGAATGGGTCAATCTTTTTCTGCAGGCGTTCTTCGGCACGTTCGGCTTTACCTTGCTGATGCTCGGCGGAGTAGCGCGCACGAGCGCGGTCGCGGCCGGCGTCATCACGAGCACGATTCCGGCCGTGGTCGCGCTGTTCGCGTGGATCTTCCTGAAAGAGAAGCCGGGCGGACGCGCGTTCGCGTCGATCGGACTGGCGATCGCGGGCGTGCTCGTCATCAACGTCGCCCAGGCCGGCGACACGGGCATGAGTTCGTTCGGCGGCAATCTGATGGTGCTCGGCGCGGTGTGCTGCGAATCGCTCTACGTGATCCTGTCGCGCCGTCTCACGCAGACGCTGCCCGCCATCGACATCTGCGCGTATACACACGCCATCGGCCTTCTGCTGATGTTGCCCGTCGTTGGATCGGACGCGGCCTCGCTCGCGCGCTTCGACTGGACGAGCGTCGGCTGGGACACGTGGGCGCTCGTCCTGTGGTACGGCCTTTCGGCCAGCATCTTCTCGTTCTGGCTGTGGATGAAGGGCATTCGCCACGTCGACGGCAGTGTCGCCGGCGTATTCTGCGCCGTCCTGCCGATCGCGGCGGCGCTCTACGGCATCGCGTTCCTCGACGAACGGCCGACGCTCGCGCACGGCGTCGCGCTCGCGTGCGTGGTCACGGGCATCGCGATCGCAAGTTTCGGCGCGCGCCCCGCAGGCCGCGTGTCGCGCGAAACGAGCGTTTAG
- a CDS encoding TIGR00645 family protein: MSAPKHSPASPSQPGSMKVLPKVIFMSRWLQVPLYLGLIIAQAVYVVLFLKEVWHLVTHAMTLDETNIMLVVLGLIDVVMISNLLIMVIVGGYETFVSRLGVEGHPDEPEWLDHVNAGVLKVKLSMALISISSIHLLKTFINPDQHTFHTVLWQVIIHVAFLLSALIMAWVDRLTTHTHPKHFHSETIAPRSALD, encoded by the coding sequence ATGTCCGCTCCCAAGCATTCACCCGCCTCGCCCTCGCAGCCCGGCTCGATGAAAGTGCTGCCGAAAGTCATCTTCATGAGCCGCTGGCTGCAAGTGCCGCTCTATCTGGGTCTGATCATCGCGCAAGCCGTCTACGTCGTGCTGTTCCTGAAGGAAGTGTGGCACCTCGTCACGCACGCGATGACGCTCGACGAAACCAACATCATGCTCGTCGTGCTCGGCCTGATCGACGTGGTGATGATCTCGAATCTGCTCATCATGGTGATCGTCGGCGGGTATGAGACTTTCGTGTCACGGCTGGGCGTGGAAGGCCACCCCGACGAGCCCGAGTGGCTCGATCACGTCAACGCGGGGGTGCTGAAGGTGAAGCTGTCGATGGCGCTCATCAGCATCTCGTCGATCCATCTGCTGAAAACCTTCATCAACCCGGATCAGCACACGTTCCACACGGTGCTGTGGCAGGTGATCATCCACGTCGCCTTCCTCTTGTCCGCGCTGATCATGGCGTGGGTCGACCGGCTGACCACGCATACGCATCCGAAGCACTTTCACAGCGAAACCATCGCGCCCCGGAGCGCGCTCGACTGA
- a CDS encoding sodium:solute symporter family protein, with protein MKLTNRLIVYYALYTLGFLLFIFLMERIERTTGPGTWIGYVFLFVPIAVYAVIGLLSRTSDLVEYYVAGRRVPSAFNGMATAADWLSAASFIGLAGSIYASGYDGLAYVMGWTGGYCLVAFLLAPYVRKLARYTIPDFLGTRYSSNLVRALAAIATILCSFVYLVAQIQGIGLIASRFIGIEFSIGIFCGLAGILVCSFLGGMRAVTWTQVAQYIILISAMLIPVSMIAHREGLGWFPQFNYGRVMERVESLERAIAVSPDEARVRADYQRQAAQIQQRIDALPQSFHAEHARLAAEIAELRRHNGPLREINGRERELAAFPRDPADAQAKWSRERDAMIERVAAPVPMTEAFAPGSAGDETPRVHQVNFLSLLLCLSIGTASLPHILTRYNTTTSVSSARRSVGWTLFFVALFYLTVPVLAVLIKHEILTGLVGHRFADLPQWVTQWRRVEPYLIRISDVNGDGIVRWAGIQMQPDMVVLAAPEIAGLPYVISGLIAAGALAAALSTADGLLLTIANALSHDVYYCMVDRRATSQRRVTISKILLLGVALLASYVASLNAGNILFLVGAAFSLAASSLFPALVLGVFWKRTTQRGVVAGMIAGLVVCVYYIVSTYPFFMQLTGFAGPRWFGIEPISSGVFGVPAGFAVAIAVSLFDRKPDAYTRALVDYIRHP; from the coding sequence ATGAAGCTCACGAACCGGCTCATCGTCTATTACGCGCTCTATACGCTTGGCTTTCTGCTCTTCATCTTTCTGATGGAGCGCATCGAGCGCACGACGGGGCCGGGCACGTGGATCGGCTATGTGTTCCTGTTCGTGCCGATCGCGGTGTATGCGGTGATCGGCCTCTTGTCGCGCACCTCCGATCTCGTCGAATACTACGTGGCGGGGCGGCGCGTGCCTTCGGCATTCAACGGCATGGCGACCGCCGCCGACTGGCTCTCGGCCGCGTCGTTCATCGGTCTCGCCGGCTCGATCTACGCGAGCGGCTACGACGGCCTCGCCTACGTGATGGGATGGACGGGCGGCTACTGCCTCGTCGCGTTTCTGCTCGCGCCATACGTGCGCAAGCTCGCGCGCTACACGATTCCCGATTTTCTCGGCACGCGCTACTCCAGCAATCTCGTACGCGCGCTCGCGGCCATCGCGACGATCCTTTGTTCGTTCGTCTATCTCGTCGCGCAGATCCAGGGCATCGGATTGATCGCGTCGCGCTTTATCGGCATCGAGTTTTCGATCGGCATCTTCTGCGGGCTCGCGGGCATTCTCGTGTGCTCGTTTCTCGGCGGCATGCGCGCGGTGACATGGACGCAGGTCGCGCAATACATCATCCTCATCAGCGCGATGCTGATTCCGGTGTCGATGATCGCGCATCGCGAAGGACTCGGCTGGTTCCCGCAATTCAACTATGGGCGCGTGATGGAACGCGTCGAGTCGCTCGAGCGCGCGATCGCGGTGTCGCCCGACGAAGCGCGCGTGCGCGCTGACTATCAACGCCAGGCCGCGCAGATTCAGCAGCGCATCGACGCGCTGCCGCAGTCGTTTCACGCCGAACATGCGCGGCTCGCCGCCGAGATTGCCGAGTTGCGGCGGCACAACGGACCGCTGCGCGAGATCAACGGGCGCGAGCGCGAACTCGCTGCTTTTCCACGCGATCCCGCCGATGCGCAGGCCAAGTGGTCGCGCGAACGCGACGCGATGATCGAGCGCGTCGCCGCGCCCGTGCCGATGACCGAGGCTTTCGCGCCCGGTTCGGCAGGCGATGAGACCCCGCGCGTGCATCAGGTGAACTTTCTGTCGCTGCTCCTGTGTCTGTCGATCGGCACGGCGAGCCTGCCGCACATCCTCACGCGCTACAACACGACGACATCGGTGTCATCGGCGCGGCGCTCGGTGGGCTGGACGCTGTTCTTCGTCGCGCTCTTCTATCTGACGGTGCCGGTGCTGGCCGTGCTCATCAAGCACGAGATATTGACGGGGCTCGTTGGTCATCGCTTCGCCGATTTGCCGCAATGGGTGACGCAATGGCGGCGCGTGGAGCCGTATCTGATCCGCATCAGCGATGTGAACGGCGACGGCATCGTGCGCTGGGCCGGCATCCAGATGCAACCGGACATGGTCGTGCTCGCCGCGCCCGAGATCGCGGGGCTGCCGTATGTGATCTCAGGACTGATCGCGGCGGGGGCGCTGGCGGCCGCGCTGTCGACGGCCGACGGGCTTCTGCTCACGATCGCCAACGCGCTGTCGCACGACGTCTACTACTGCATGGTCGATCGGCGCGCAACGAGTCAGCGGCGCGTGACCATCTCCAAGATTCTGCTGCTTGGCGTGGCTTTGCTTGCGTCGTACGTGGCGTCGCTCAATGCGGGCAACATCCTGTTTCTGGTCGGCGCGGCGTTCTCGCTCGCCGCGTCGAGCCTGTTTCCGGCGCTCGTGCTAGGCGTGTTCTGGAAGCGGACGACGCAGCGCGGCGTCGTCGCGGGGATGATCGCGGGGCTCGTCGTGTGCGTGTACTACATCGTGTCGACGTATCCGTTTTTCATGCAGCTGACGGGCTTCGCGGGGCCGCGCTGGTTCGGCATCGAGCCGATCAGTTCGGGCGTGTTCGGCGTGCCGGCCGGGTTCGCGGTGGCGATCGCGGTGAGTCTCTTCGATCGCAAACCGGACGCCTACACGCGCGCGCTCGTCGATTACATTCGTCATCCGTAG
- a CDS encoding DUF4212 domain-containing protein produces MVTPPPADSSSSTSASPPPVSTAMARAHQRYWRFNVTLIAVLMTIGFVVSFGLPLFAPRFEHVRVAGFPLPFYFGAQGAILVYVALILVYIVLMQIADARLLRAARTEQGGAA; encoded by the coding sequence ATGGTCACGCCGCCTCCCGCCGATTCCTCCAGCTCCACGTCCGCCTCGCCGCCGCCCGTTTCGACGGCGATGGCGCGCGCGCATCAGCGCTATTGGCGCTTCAACGTCACGCTCATCGCCGTGCTGATGACGATCGGCTTCGTCGTCTCCTTTGGCTTGCCGCTGTTCGCGCCGCGCTTCGAGCACGTGCGCGTCGCGGGCTTTCCGTTGCCGTTCTACTTCGGCGCGCAAGGCGCGATTCTCGTCTATGTGGCGCTGATCCTCGTCTACATCGTGCTGATGCAGATTGCGGATGCGCGTCTGCTGCGCGCGGCCAGAACGGAACAGGGCGGCGCGGCATGA
- the acs gene encoding acetate--CoA ligase, whose product MSAIESVLHEKRVFPPSAKATTGAAISGMDAYKALVAEAEKDYEGFWARLARETLAWHKPFTKVLDESKAPFYTWFEDGELNASYNCLDRHVEAGRGNDNAIIFEADDGTVTNVTYQDLLDRVSRLANALRKRGVKKGDRVVIYLPMSVEGVVAMQACVRIGATHSVVFGGFSSKSLNERLVDVGAVALITADEQMRGGKALPLKSIADEALAAGGCEKVKDVIVYQRTGGKVAWTEGRDVWLHEIVESESTKCEPEWVGAEHPLFILYTSGSTGKPKGVQHSTAGVLLWGAQTMKWTFDTKPGDIFWCTADIGWITGHSYIAYGPLAIGATQVMFEGVPTYPHAGRFWEMIDRHKVTIFYTAPTAIRSLIKVSEADAKVHPKSYDLSTLRILGTVGEPINPEAWMWYHENVGRGQCPIVDTWWQTETGGHMITPLPGATPLVPGSCTLPLPGIMAAVVDETGQDVPNGQGGILVVKRPWPSMLRNVWGDPKRYQTSYFPEELGGKLYLAGDGAVRDKETGYFTIMGRIDDVLNVSGHRLGTMEIESALVANPMVAEAAVVGRPDDTTGEAVVAFVVLKRSRPEGDEAKQIATELRNWVGKEIGPIAKPKDIRFGENLPKTRSGKIMRRLLRSLAKGEEITQDVSTLENPAILDQLGEAR is encoded by the coding sequence ATGTCTGCGATCGAATCGGTTCTTCATGAAAAACGTGTGTTCCCGCCGTCCGCCAAGGCGACGACGGGTGCGGCAATCTCCGGAATGGACGCCTACAAGGCGCTCGTCGCCGAAGCAGAAAAGGATTACGAAGGCTTCTGGGCGCGACTTGCGCGCGAGACGCTCGCCTGGCACAAGCCGTTCACCAAGGTGCTGGACGAATCGAAGGCGCCGTTCTACACGTGGTTCGAGGACGGCGAGCTGAACGCGTCGTACAACTGTCTCGACCGTCACGTCGAAGCGGGCCGCGGCAACGATAACGCGATCATCTTCGAAGCCGACGACGGCACCGTCACCAACGTCACCTATCAGGATCTGCTCGATCGCGTCAGCCGCCTCGCCAACGCGCTCAGAAAGCGCGGCGTGAAAAAGGGCGATCGCGTCGTGATCTATCTGCCGATGTCGGTGGAAGGCGTCGTCGCGATGCAGGCCTGCGTGCGGATCGGTGCAACGCATTCGGTGGTGTTCGGCGGTTTCTCATCGAAGTCGCTCAATGAACGTCTCGTCGATGTCGGCGCGGTCGCGCTCATCACCGCCGACGAGCAGATGCGCGGCGGCAAGGCATTGCCGCTGAAGAGCATCGCCGACGAAGCGCTCGCCGCGGGCGGCTGCGAGAAAGTGAAGGACGTCATCGTGTATCAGCGCACGGGCGGCAAGGTCGCTTGGACCGAAGGCCGCGACGTGTGGCTGCACGAGATCGTCGAGAGCGAATCGACGAAGTGCGAACCGGAGTGGGTCGGCGCGGAGCATCCGCTGTTCATCCTCTACACGTCGGGCTCGACGGGCAAGCCGAAAGGCGTGCAGCACAGCACGGCGGGCGTGTTGCTGTGGGGCGCGCAGACGATGAAGTGGACCTTCGACACGAAGCCGGGCGACATCTTCTGGTGTACGGCGGATATCGGCTGGATCACGGGGCATAGCTATATCGCGTACGGACCGCTCGCGATCGGCGCGACGCAGGTGATGTTCGAAGGCGTGCCCACTTATCCGCACGCGGGCCGCTTCTGGGAAATGATCGATCGCCACAAGGTCACGATCTTCTACACCGCGCCCACGGCCATCCGCTCGCTGATCAAGGTATCGGAAGCGGACGCGAAGGTGCATCCGAAGAGCTACGACCTGTCGACGCTGCGCATCCTCGGCACGGTCGGCGAGCCGATCAATCCGGAAGCGTGGATGTGGTATCACGAGAACGTCGGACGCGGCCAGTGCCCGATTGTCGACACATGGTGGCAGACCGAAACCGGTGGCCACATGATCACGCCGCTGCCGGGCGCAACGCCGCTCGTGCCGGGTTCGTGCACGCTGCCACTGCCGGGCATCATGGCGGCGGTCGTCGATGAAACCGGTCAGGACGTGCCGAACGGGCAGGGCGGGATTCTGGTAGTGAAGCGCCCGTGGCCGTCGATGCTGCGCAACGTCTGGGGTGATCCGAAGCGTTACCAGACGAGCTACTTCCCGGAAGAGCTCGGCGGCAAGCTGTACCTCGCCGGCGACGGCGCGGTGCGCGACAAGGAGACCGGCTACTTCACGATCATGGGCCGCATCGATGACGTGCTGAACGTCTCCGGCCACCGTCTCGGCACGATGGAAATCGAATCGGCGCTGGTCGCCAATCCGATGGTCGCGGAAGCGGCGGTCGTCGGCCGTCCGGACGATACGACGGGTGAAGCCGTGGTCGCGTTCGTCGTGTTGAAGCGTTCGCGTCCGGAAGGTGACGAAGCGAAGCAGATCGCCACTGAACTGCGTAACTGGGTCGGCAAGGAGATCGGCCCGATCGCGAAGCCGAAGGACATCCGCTTCGGCGAGAACCTGCCGAAGACGCGTTCGGGCAAGATCATGCGGCGTCTCTTGCGCTCGCTTGCGAAGGGCGAGGAGATCACGCAGGACGTCTCCACGCTCGAAAATCCCGCGATTCTCGATCAGCTCGGCGAAGCGCGCTGA
- a CDS encoding DUF2968 domain-containing protein: protein MKSLLSRRGSLLDNAPSFLVRQKSIGPVRFPAPDIQAEDVPTDEDIPAVPPPSTRVTPLRPATVSSPQSSRQSLQAAQLAEVEWLVQQGVLSTFRTFQSFAYSASLLFYPRELVYYAVLYHDDAVWRVLKAGDIDAAEPAFRHFVEQAMRLADAEMRRAHLEAQNEQFSRLIAESEAQIDRVRVDLQRGGTQDQEVALKQQEVRKELAQLEGRRVAAQAQLNKLQRQLHQLNTTVNESVPHLPSVR from the coding sequence GTGAAAAGCCTGCTGAGCAGAAGAGGGAGCTTGCTCGACAATGCGCCATCGTTTCTCGTGCGTCAAAAGTCGATCGGTCCGGTCCGTTTTCCCGCACCCGATATTCAAGCCGAAGACGTGCCCACGGACGAAGACATTCCCGCAGTCCCGCCGCCTTCGACACGGGTGACGCCGCTGCGCCCGGCTACGGTTTCGTCACCGCAATCGTCCAGGCAATCGTTGCAGGCTGCGCAACTCGCGGAAGTCGAATGGCTCGTTCAGCAAGGCGTGCTGTCGACATTTCGGACGTTTCAAAGTTTCGCCTACTCGGCGAGCCTGCTGTTCTATCCGCGCGAACTGGTCTACTACGCCGTGCTGTACCACGATGATGCCGTGTGGCGCGTGCTCAAAGCCGGCGATATCGATGCAGCGGAGCCGGCGTTTCGTCATTTCGTGGAACAGGCTATGCGCCTCGCCGACGCCGAAATGCGGCGCGCGCATCTCGAAGCGCAAAACGAACAATTTTCACGTCTTATTGCGGAATCCGAAGCGCAGATCGACCGTGTGCGGGTCGATTTACAGCGCGGTGGCACGCAGGATCAGGAAGTCGCGCTGAAGCAACAGGAAGTCCGCAAGGAACTGGCGCAACTCGAAGGGCGGCGTGTCGCAGCCCAGGCGCAACTGAACAAACTTCAGCGCCAGCTTCATCAACTGAATACCACGGTCAACGAGAGCGTTCCGCATCTGCCATCCGTGCGCTGA